Below is a window of Streptomyces genisteinicus DNA.
GGGTGGGTAACGGAAACCTCCGTGCAACAAGTGGCCCCTTGACTGGGGGCGCGGCCATCGGCGTTCATTCCCTGTTGGAGATTTCGCAACAATGTCCCCACCGCCGCCGCCGCGCGACCGACCGAAGGGAGGCGGGTCCATGAGGCTGCTCCTCGTCGAGGACGACGACCACGTCGCCGCCGCCCTGTCCGCCGTGCTCGCCAAGCACGGCTTCCAGGTCGTCCACGCCCGCAACGGCGAGGAGGCGCTGCGCGCCGTGCTGCCCGACAGCCATCCCGACAAGCCGCCCTTCGGCGTCGTCCTGCTCGACCTCGGGCTGCCCGACCAGGACGGCTACCAGGTCTGCGGCAAGCTGCGCACCCTGACCTCGACCCCTGTGATCATGGTCACCGCGCGCTCCGACGTGCGCTCGCGCATCCACGGGCTCAACCTCGGCGCCGACGACTACGTGGTCAAGCCGTACGACACCGGTGAACTGCTCGCCCGGATCCATGCCGTCAGCCGGCGCACCGGCCCGGGCGAGGAGACCGGGCAGCACCCCGTCCCCGGGGACGCGCTGCGGCTCGGGCCGGTGGTGATCGAGCTGTCCACCCGGCAGGTCACCGTGGACGGCTCCGCCGTCCCGCTCACCCGCAAGGAGTTCGATCTGCTGGCCCTGCTCGCCCAGCGGCCCGGAGTCGTCTTCCGGCGCGAGCAGATCATCAGCGAGGTGTGGCGCACCAGCTGGGAGGGGACCGGCCGCACCCTGGAGGTGCACGTCGCCTCGCTGCGTTCCAAGCTGCGCATGCCGGCGCTGATCGAGACCGTCCGCGGCGTGGGCTACCGGCTCGTCGCGCCCGGCGCGGCGTAGGGTCCGAGCGCCCCGGTGCGTACCCGCCTCCTCCCGCTCCTCATCGTCCTGATGGCCGGTGTGCTCCTCGCACTCGGCTTCCCGCTGGCGGTGAGCCTCGCGGCCGCCCAGCAGCAGCAGGTGGTCGTCGACCGGATCGACGACACCGTGCGCTTCGCCGCCCTGGCGCAGTTCGTCACGGACGGTCCCGAGGGCAGCGACGAGCGGCGCGCCACCCTCCAGGAGCAGCTCGACCGCTACCACGACATCTACGGAATCCGTGCGGGCGTGTTCTACCGCGAGCGCAACTCCATGGCGCGCGCCCCGCTGGAGTGGACCATCCCGTCGGACGGGGAGGGCCTCGCCGCGTTCGAGGAGGCGCTCACCGGACGCCGCAGCGAGGACCCGCCGCAGGTCTGGCCCTGGCAGAGCGGCCGGCGGCTGGTCGTCGCATCGCCCGTGGTCCGTGACGGGGACGTCGTCGCGGTCGTCTTCACCGACTCGCCGACCGGGCAGCTGCGCTCCGCCGTGCTGCGCGGCTGGCTCGTCATCGCGGCGGGGGAGGCGGCGGCGATGCTGGTCGCCGTCGGCGCGGCGTTCCGGCTCACCGGCTGGGTGCTGCGGCCGGTGCGCGTCCTGGACGCGGCCACCCACGACATCGCGACGGGCCGGATGAACTCGCGCGTCGCCGCGGCCGGCGGACCGCCCGAGCTGCGCCGCCTCGCCCACTCCTTCAACGAGATGGCCGACAACGTCGAGGAGGTGCTGGAGCAGCAGCGGGCCTTCGTCGCGGACGCCTCCCACCAGTTGCGGAACCCGCTCGCCGCGCTGCTGCTGCGGATCGAGCTCCTCGCCCTCGAACTGCCCGAGGGCAATGCGGAGATCGCCTCCGTGCGGACCGAGGGCAAGCGCCTCGCCCAGGTCCTCGACGATCTGCTCGACCTGGCCCTCGCCGAGCACGCCTCCGCCGACCTGCGCCTGACGGACATCGGCGAACTCGCCGCCGAACGGGTCGACGCCTGGCGCCCGCTGGCGGACGAGAAGGGTGTGCGGCTCAGCGGCGACACCGGAGCCGTGACCGCGTGGGCCGATCCGATCGCGCTCTCCAGCGCCCTGGACGCGGTGATCGACAACGCGCTCAAGTTCACCCCGCAGGGAGAGTCGGTCACCGTCACGGTGGCGTCGGAGGGGGACACCTCCTGCATCGTCGTCGCCGACCGCGGGCCCGGTCTCACGGACGAGGAGCTGGCCCGCGTGGGCGACCGCTTCTGGCGCAGCGGACGCCACCAGAACGTCAAGGGCTCCGGGCTCGGGCTGTCGATCACCCGGGCCCTGCTCGCGGCGGGCGGCGGGTCGATCGGCTACGCCCGCAACGAGCCGCGCGGGCTGAAGGTGACCGTCACGGTGCCGCGCGACCCGGCGGGCTGAGCCGGGTCCCGGGGAGGGGCGTCCCGGCGGGCAGCGAGGCGAGTGGCGTCCTCGGTGACCGGTGGCCGATGAGGCCTCTCCGGCGGCAGGGGCCTCTCGGGCGGCGCCGGTTTTTCGGGCGGTGGCTCTCGGGCGGCGGTGGCCTCTCGGGGGTGGCCTCTCCGGCAGGCGTCCGCCGGGTACGCGCGCTACGGCTTCGCGGACCGGTAGTAGCGCCGCGCGCCCTCGTGCAGCGGCAGGGGTTCGGTGTACACGGCGGTGCGCAGGTCCACCAGCTGAGCCGGGTGCACGGTCTGGCCGATCCGGTCGCGGCTGTCGATCACGGCACGCGTGAACCCCTCGGTCAGCGCGGGATCCGCGCGGTCCGTGGTCACCAGCAGGTTGGCGACCGCCACCGTGGGCACCGGGACGCCGCCCTGGGCCGCGAGGTACGCGTCGGCCGGCATGACCGCGGAGCGGTAGTAGCTGGTGGAACCGCCGGTGGCGTGGATCCTGCCGACGAGTTCCGGCTCCAGCGGGACCAGCCGGATCTCGAACCGCTCGGAGAGCTCGCGCACGGTGGTCGTGGGCAGTCCGCCCGACCAGAAGAAGGCGTCCAGGCCGCCGGTCTCCAGCCGTCCGGGCATCGAGTCGATGCCCGCGGGGACGGGGGTGATGTCGTTCCTCGGGTCCAGGCCCGCGGCCGTCATCAGCCGGTCGGCGACGAGCCTGACACCCGACCCGGGCTGCCCGACGCCCACCACCTTGCCGCGCAGGTCGGCCACCGACTTCACCGGCGAACTGCGCGGCACGATCAGGTGGACGTAGTCGTCGTAGAGGCGGGCGCAGCCCCGCAGCCGGTCCGCGCCCGGCAGGCCGTCCCGCTGGTACGTGGCCACGGCGTCCGCGGTGGCGATGGTGAAGTCCGCCTCCCCGGAGGCCAGGCGCGCGAGGTTCTGCTGCGAGCCCTCACTGGTCCGCAGCTCTATCCCGACGCCGGGCATCTCCTCGGTCAGCGCCTTCTCCAGCAGCACTCCGTACCGCTGGTAGACGCCGCTGCGTGAGCCGGTGCTGAAGGTCAGCTCCCCGCTCGGCGAGGTACGGCCGAAAGGAACCAGCCACCACGCCAGCAGGCCCAGCACGACCAGAACGGCCGCCGCGGCCCCGAGGGCCCGGCGTCGGCTGGCGCTCGGCATGCCCGGGAACATGGCGCGATCCTGCCAGGTCACCCGCCGTGCTGGCCAGGCCCCCCGGAAGCGGAGGCCCGCCGCGGCGTGTCCGCCCGGCGGGAGCGTCCGGCGGGAGGCGTCCGGCCCGGCGCGGCACCGCGGGCCGACCCCGTACCCTGGTGGGCGCGATGAGTGCGAAAACTTACGAGGTGCGCACCTACGGGTGCCAGATGAACGTCCACGACTCCGAGCGCCTCTCCGGCCTGCTGGAGGATGCCGGTTACGTGCGCGCGCCCGAGGGTGCCGACGGCGACGCGGATGTCGTCGTCTTCAACACCTGCGCGGTACGGGAGAACGCCGACAACAAGCTGTACGGCAATCTCGGCCGCCTCGCGCCCATGAAGACGCGGCGCCCCGGCATGCAGATCGCCGTCGGCGGCTGCCTCGCCCAGAAGGACCGCGACACGATCGTCACCAGGGCGCCCTGGGTCGATGTCGTCTTCGGCACGCACAACATCGGCAAGCTCCCCGTGCTGCTCGAGCGCGCCCGCGTCCAGGAGGAGGCGCAGGTCGAGATCGCCGAGTCGCTGGAGGCGTTCCCGTCCACGCTGCCGACCCGCCGCGAGTCGGCCTACGCGGCCTGGGTGTCGATCTCGGTCGGCTGCAACAACACCTGCACCTTCTGCATCGTCCCCGCCCTGCGCGGCAAGGAGAAGGACCGCAGGCCGGGCGACATCCTCGCCGAGATCGAGGCACTGGTCGCCGAGGGCGTCTCGGAGATCACCCTCCTCGGCCAGAACGTCAACGCCTACGGCTCGGACATCGGCGACCGTGAGGCCTTCAGCAAGCTGCTGCGCGCCTGCGGGGGCATCGAGGGCCTGGAGCGGGTCCGCTTCACCTCGCCGCACCCGCGGGACTTCACCGACGACGTGATCGCGGCCATGGCCGAGACGCCGAACGTGATGCCCCAGCTCCACATGCCGCTCCAGTCCGGCTCCGACACGGTGCTCAAGGCGATGCGCCGCTCCTACCGGCAGGAGCGTTTCCTCGGGATCATCGAGAAGGTGCGCGCCGCGATCCCGCACGCCGCGATCTCGACGGACATCATCGTGGGCTTCCCCGGCGAGAGCGAGGAGGACTTCGAACAGACGATGCACACCGTCCGCGAGGCCCGCTTCGCGAACGCCTTCACCTTCCAGTACTCCAAGCGCCCCGGCACGCCCGCGGCGACCATGGACGGCCAGATCCCGAAGGAGGTCGTCCAGGAGCGGTACATGCGCCTGGTCGCGCTCCAGGAGGAGATCTCCTGGGCGGAGAACAAGAAGCAGGTCGGCCGCACGCTGGAGGTCATGGTCGCGGAGGGCGAGGGCCGTAAGGACGGCGCCACGCACCGGCTCTCCGGCCGCGCCCCCGACAACCGGCTCGTCCACTTCACCAAGCCCGCCGCCGGGGTCCGCCCCGGCGACGTGGTCACGGTCGAGATCACGTACGCGGCCCCGCACCACCTGCTCGCCGAGGGGGACGTGCACTCCGTCCGGCGCACCCGGGCCGGCGACGCGTGGGAGAAGCGCAACGCGGCCGAGGCCGCCAAGCCCGCCGGGGTGATGCTGGGGTTGCCCGGCATCGGCGCGCCCGCGCCGCTTCCGGCGGCTGCCGCTCCGGGGTGCGGCTGCGACTGACGGCGGTGGCGGCCGTGGGCCGTGCCTGACGTCGGTGGTCGCTGCTGCGGGGTGCCTGGCTCCGACTCCTGGGCGGGCCGCGCGCACGCGGCTGCCGCCCCCTGCCGGGGGCACGGGGGCCGGGGGCCGCGCCTCTTGCGGCGGCTGCCGCCCCGGGGTGCGGCTGCGACTGCCCCCGGTCGCGTCCCGGGCCGGGTGCGGACACCCCGGCCGTCCGCGCGTCTGGTCCGCGGGGTCACGGACTAGGCTGCCGATCATGCTTGTCGCCGCCGCCGTGTCCCCCTGCCCTCCGCTGCTCGTCCCCGAGGTCGCCGCCGGCGCCGCACCGGAGCTGGACGCCGCCCGGCGGGCGTCCTCCGACGCCGTGGGCCTGCTCGCGGCGGCCCGCCCGGACCTCCTCCTGGTGGTCGGGCCCTCGGACGGCGAGGGCGGCGGCGCGTACCCGCCGGGCAGCGGCGGATCTTTCCGCGGCTTCGGCGTGGACACCGCCGTGCGGCTCGGGCACGGCCGGGGCGGCGGACGCGAACTGCCGCCCTCCCTCGCCGTCGGCGCCTGGCTGCTGACCCGTGCGCACTGGGCCGCCTGCCCGGTCGAGGGGCTGGCGGTCGAGGACGCGCTGACCGCCGCGGAGTGCGCCGCCGCGGGCCGTGCCGCGGCCGGGCGGGCCGGACGGGTCGCGCTGCTGGTGATGGGCGACGGCAGCGCCTGCAGGACCCTCAAGGCCCCCGGCTACCTCGACGAACGCGCGGCAGACTTCGACCGCGAGGCCGCGCGGGCCCTCGGATCCGCCGACACTGCGGCGCTGGGCGCTCTGGACGCGACGCTCGCGCGGGAGCTGAAGGCCGCGGGCCGGGCTCCCTGGCAGGTGCTCGCCGGAGCGGCGGAGGACGGCGGACTCCAGGGCCGGCTGCTGTTCGACGACGCCCCGTACGGCGTCGGGTACATGGTCGCCGCCTGGTCCTGACCGGCTGCGCCGGCCGACGGCCGCGGGGGACGCGGAGCGTGCGCCCGGCCCCGCGGCCACGGTCCGGTGATCAGGGTGCCGTGATCAGGGTGCGGGCGGGCCTGCGGCTCCGCCGTCCTCGCGGTGCGCGATGCGGCCGAGGGCCTCCTTGGCCTTGCCCGTGCCCGTCTCGATCCGCCGGCTGTACTTGCCCCTGGTCCTGTCGTCGACGGTCCTCGCGGCCTTGTCCAGACCGTGCCCGATCCTGTCCTCGTGCTGCCGGGCGAGCCCGGCGACCTTCTCCCCGGCGGGAGCGAGCCTGGCCTTCACGGTGTCCAGGAATCCCATGACACACCTTCCCTCCGGGCCGTCCGGCGGCCGCCGGACGGCCGTCGCCGGGTGGCACTCACGCGCGGACGCCCTCGCCGGTCCCGCTCTCCGCGGCCTCGGCGGACGCCTGCTGCCGCGGAATCCCCGTCGCGGCGGTGCCGGTGTCCGACCCGCCGTCCGGCACGCCGTCCTCGCCCGGTGCGGCCGGTGCGGCCGGTGCGGTGCCCGCTGGTTGCGCGTCCGCGGCCTCGGACGCGTCCCCGGACACGCCCGCGGACGCGGCGCCTGCCGGGGGTGCGGCCGTCTCCGCGGCGGGGGCTGCCGTTTCCGGCGTCTCGGCGGGTGCGGTGGACTTGCCGCGGAACCAAGAGAAAACGCCCATTTCTGCCTCCAAAGCCTACTCGGTGGGTGAGGTCGCGCGGTGCCGCGCGGGGTCGCCCCGTGCCCGGGGCGCCCGGTGCGTGCACGGCCTCGCACCGGGCAACGACGCCCGACGCGGCCCGTCACCTCGCTCGTTCGGGTTCGCGCCGGGAGGTTTGCGAGACTGGGGCGGTGAGAAGTGCAGCCCCCGCCCCGCGGGTCATCGCCGTCGTCGGCCCCACCGCGGCCGGAAAGTCCGATCTGGGTGTTTTCCTCGCCCAGCAACTGGACGGCGAAGTCGTCAACGCCGACTCCATGCAGCTCTACCGGGGGATGGACATCGGCACCGCCAAGCTGACGCTCGAGGAGCGCGACGGCGTCCCCCACCACCTGCTGGACATCTGGGACGTCACCGAGGCGGCCAGCGTCGCCGAGTACCAGCGCCTCGCGCGCGCCGAGATCGACCGGCTGCTGGCCGAGGGGCGCACGCCGGTCCTGGTCGGCGGATCCGGGCTGTACGTCCGCGGGGCCGTCGACGCCCTGGAGTTCCCCGGCACCGACCCCGCCGTGCGCGCGCGCCTGGAGGAGGAACTGGAGCTCCACGGCCCCGGCGCGCTGCACGCCCGCCTCGCCGCCGCCGACCCGCCGGCGGCCGCGGCGATCCTGCCGGGCAACGGGCGCCGCATCGTCAGGGCGCTGGAGGTCATCGAGATCACCGGCCGCCCCTTCACCGCGAACCTCCCCGGACACGAATCCGTGTACGACACCGTGCAGATCGGTGTGGACGTGGGGCGGCCGGAGCTGGACGCCCGCATCGCGGCGCGCGTGGACCGGATGTGGGAGGCCGGGCTCGTCGAGGAGGTCCGGCGGCTGGAGGCCGGCGGGCTGCGCCGGGGGCGGACCGCCTCGCGCGCGCTCGGCTACCAGCAGGTGCTCGCCGCGCTCGCCGGGGAGTGCACCGACCAGCAGGCGCGCGAGGACACCGTGCGCACCACGAAGCGGTTCGCGCGGCGCCAGGACTCGTGGTTCCGCCGCGACCCGCGGGTGCGGTGGCTGAGCGGCGCGGCGGACGACCGCGCGGAACTTCCGCGCCGTGCGCTGTCGTTGATCGAACGAGCGGTCACAGCCTGATCACGTGATGGCATCGGGATGCTCCGGCCGTCATTTCGGCCTCGGGAGCGTGCCATCATCGAGCATCGATCGACTGTCGAGTGCGAGTGGGGAGGGCACGTGGCGATGGAGGCCGGCCCTCGCGACACCGAACGGGAACACCGGGACGCCGACGAGACCGCGCCCGCCCTGAACCCGGACGGTCCCGACGAACAGGCCATGCTCACGGACGAGGTCGAGGTCGTCGAACTCCGCCCCCAGCGGCGGCTGCGGATCTGGCAGCTCGCCCCCATCGTGGGACTCGGCGCGCTCGGCTCGCTGATGTTCGCCTTCCCGCTCGCCTTCGGCACCGGTGACGGCGGTGCCGTCGTCGCCATGCTCGGCCTGCTGATCAGCTGCTGTGCCGCGGGCTGGGGCGTCATGGCGGCGAGCCGGGTCGGACACACCTGGCCGGGGCTGCCCGGCCGCGGCACGGGCGACCGCCCCGACTGGCGCGTCCTCGTCCTCTACGTGGGCGTGGCCGCCCTGCTGGTCGCGCTCGCCGTCTGGCGCGTCGCCCGGCTCCGCTGACCGGCGGCACCCGCCCGGGCGACCTGCGCGACCTCGTACGATGGGTCCCGTGACCACTGCGCAGACCTCGGGCGTCGCCTTCCTCAAGGGCCACGGCACCGAGAACGACTTCGTGATCGTCCCCGACCCGGACAACGCCGTCGAGCTGTCCGCCGAGGCCGTCACCCGGCTGTGCGACCGCCGGGCCGGCATCGGCGCCGACGGGGTGCTCCACGTGGTGCGCTCCGCCGCCCACCCGGACGCCCGGCACATGGCGGACGAGGCCGAGTGGTTCATGGACTACCGCAACTCCGACGGTTCCGTCGCGGAGATGTGCGGCAACGGAGTCCGGGTCTTCGCCCGGTACCTCCAGCGCGCCGGTCACGCCGAGGCCGGCGAGATCGCCGTCGCCACCCGCGGCGGCGTCAAGAACGTGCACATCGCCAAGCCCGGCCCGGGATCCGACGAGGGCCAGGTCACCGTCTCCATGGGACGCCCGGTGCTGCCCGCCGCGAGCGTGACCGTCACCGTCGGCGCGCGCAGCTGGCCCGCGGTCAACGTCGACATGGGCAACCCCCACGCGGTCGCCTTCGTCGACGATCTCGACCACGCGGGCACGCTGTACGAGGCGCCCGCGTACGGCCCCGCCGCGGTCTACCCGCGCGGGGTCAACGTCGAGTTCGTCGCCGACCGCGGCGAGCGGCACGTCGCCATGCGGGTCCACGAGCGCGGGTCCGGCGAGACCCGCTCCTGCGGCACGGGCGCCTGCGCCGTCGCCGTGGCCGCGGCCCGCAGGGACGGCGCCGACCCCGCGGTGACGGGTGCGCCGGTCACGTACACCGTGGACCTGCCGGGCGGCACGCTGGTCATCACCGAGCGGCCGGACGGCGTCGTCGAGATGTCCGGCCCCGCGGTCATCGTCGCCGAGGGCCGCATCGCACCGGAGCTGCTCGAACCCCGTTCGTAGCGGCGTCCGTTCGGCCCGGGGGACCGGGCCGGACGGAATCCCGCCGGGGATCGCTCGAATGGGTGATCCGTTTCACGCTGGGCGAGAGCGGGACTTCACCGCGTGGTGGGGTCGGTAGCATCAAGCACCGGCCCGGGAGGCGAGACCCGATCCTTCCCCACCGCCGGTCGAAGCCGCCGGAGGTGCCCCATGAGTGCAGAGGCCGCCGATACAGGTGCCCACAGCCGCCGGCGCGGCCGCCCGAGGATCGACCTCCGCAGGCTGGGCCGCGCCGCACTGATGGGCCCGGCCGGACGTGACCGGCTGCCCGACGCGATCGGCCATGTCGTCGACGCCCACCGGGCCCACCACCCGGACGCGCGGCTCGCGGAGCTGCACCGGGCGTACGTGCTGGCCGAGTCGTCCCACCGCGGGCAGTTCCGCAAGAGCGGCGAGCCGTACATCACGCACCCGCTCGCCGTGACCCTGATCCTCGCCGAACTGGGCGCCGAGACCACGACCTTGATCGCCTCCCTGCTCCACGACACCGTCGAGGACACCGAGGTGACGCTCGATCAGGTCAGGACGGAGTTCGGCGCCGAGGTCGCGTACATCGTGGACGGCGTCACCAAGCTGGAGAAGGTCGACTACGGGGCGGCGGCCGAGCCGGAGACGTTCCGCAAGATGCTCGTCGCCACCGGCAACGACGTACGCGTCATGTCGATCAAGCTCGCCGACCGGCTGCACAACATGCGCACCCTCGGCGTGATGCGCCCCGAGAAGCAGGCCCGGATCGCCAAGGTCACCCGGGACGTCCTCATCCCGCTCGCCGAACGGCTGGGCGTGCAGGCGCTGAAGACCGAGCTGGAGGATCTGGTCTTCGCCATCCTCCACCCCGGGGAGTACGAGCGCACGCGCGCCCTGATCGCCGAGAACTCGGGCGCCTGCACCGCGCTGGAGGCCATCGCCGAGGAATTCCGCAAAGTACTCCGGGAGGCCGGCATCGGAGCCGAAGTGCTCATCAGACCGCGGCACTTCGTCTCCGTCCACCGGGTCTGCCTCAAACGCGCCGAGCTGCGCAGCACCGACTTCGCGAGGCTGCTCGTCCTGGTCGGCGACGACGCCGACTGCTACGCCGTCCTCGGCGAACTGCACACCTGCTTCACCCCGGTGATCTCCGAGTTCAAGGACTTCATCGCCGCCCCCAAGTTCAACCTGTACCAGTCGCTGCACACCGCCGTGGCGGGCCCCGACGGCGCCGTCGCCGAAGTCCTCATCCGCACCCGGCAGATGCACAAGGTGGCCGAGGCCGGCGTGGTCGCCCTCGGCAACCCGTACCCCGCGGCGACCGACGGCACCGAACCGCCGGAGGACGGCGAGCGCGCCGACCCGACGCGCCCGGGCTGGCTGTCGCGGCTGCTGGAATGGCAGCAGTCCACACCGGACCCGGACACCTTCTGGACCTCGCTGCGGGCCGATCTCGCGCAGGACAAGGAGATCACCGTCTTCCGCGCCGACGGCCGCGCGCTCGGCCTGCCGGCCGGGGCCAGCTGCGTGGACGCCGCCTACGCCCAGTACGGCGACCGGGCGCACACCTCCATCGGCGCCCGCGTCAACGGGCGGCTCGCCACGCTGAGCACCCAGCTCGAGGACGGCGACACGGTGCATGTGCTGCTGGCGCAGGACGCCGCCTCGGGCCCCTCGTCCGACTGGCTCGACCACGTCCGCACGCCCGCCGCGCGCATCGCCATCAGCAGCTGGCTCGACGCCCACCCGGAGGGCGCCGGCGCCCAGGACTCCGCCCCGCGCCGGCCGAAGCAGCGCACCGCCGACAGGCGGGCGTCGGCCAACGCGCTGGTGGACCGGCCCGGCGCCACCGTACGGCTCGCCGGCTGCTGTACGCCGGTTCCCCCCGACACCGTGACGGGCATCCCGGTGCGCGGCGGGGCGGTGACCGTCCACCGGCGCGAGTGTCCGGCCGTCGCCCGCATGGAGAGCGCCGGCCGCGTCCCGGTCGAGGTGCGCTGGGGCGACGCCCCCGGGTGCCGGGTCACCCTCGTCGCCGAGTCGTTCGGCCGGCCGCGCCTGCTCGCCGACCTCACCGAGGCGATCGCCGCCGAGGGCGCGGCGGTGGTGTCCGCCACCGTGGAACCGCCCACCCAGCAGCGGGTGCGCCACACCTACACCCTCCAACTCCCGGACGCCGCCGGACTTCCCGCCCTGATGCGCGCCATGCGCGACGTCCCCGGGGTGTACGACGTCAGCCGCACACAGCATCCGGCGGCGAGCGGCTGATCTCTTTCGGGTGGGGTACGCGGCTCGCGGCGCGTGCCCGTCGGCGGTGGCCGTCCGCGCTGGTAGCGGTAGCACATGCTGCACACTCCCCGGCGCCGACTGCGCGCCGTCCTGCTCGCCGCCGCCTCGGCGACCCTCGTGGCCGCGACGCTGCCCGAGCCGACGGCCCTCGGGATCGGCGACCGCCTCTTCCCCGAGCTGGGCAATCCCGGCTACGACGTCATCGCGTACGACATCGCCCTCGCCTACCGGGGCGCCAACGACGTGCCGCTGGACGCCGTCACGACCATCGACGCGATGGCCGGCCGGCGGCTGGAGCGCGTCAACCTCGACTTCACCCACGGCACCGTCCGCTCGGTGCGCGTCAACGGCGCCCCCGCCGAGTTCGCGAGCGCGGGCGAGGACCTGGTGGTGCGGCCGGCGACCGCCCTGGCCGCGGGCTCCCGGATGGAGATCGCGGTCGAGCACACCAGCGACCCGCGCGGCCCCGCGTCCGCCGGCGGCTGGGTGCGCACCGGCGACGGCCTGGTCATGGCCAACCAGGCGGACGCGGCGCACCGGGTCTTCCCGTGCAACGACCACCCCTCCGACAAGGCGTACTTCACCTTCCGGGTGACCGCGCCCGAGGACGTCACGGTCGTCGCCAACGGCAGGCGCGTCTCGCGCACGGACCGGGGCACCGACGCGGCGTGGGTCTACCGCACGGGGCAGCCGATGGCCACCGAGCTCGCCCAGGTCGC
It encodes the following:
- a CDS encoding response regulator transcription factor — translated: MRLLLVEDDDHVAAALSAVLAKHGFQVVHARNGEEALRAVLPDSHPDKPPFGVVLLDLGLPDQDGYQVCGKLRTLTSTPVIMVTARSDVRSRIHGLNLGADDYVVKPYDTGELLARIHAVSRRTGPGEETGQHPVPGDALRLGPVVIELSTRQVTVDGSAVPLTRKEFDLLALLAQRPGVVFRREQIISEVWRTSWEGTGRTLEVHVASLRSKLRMPALIETVRGVGYRLVAPGAA
- a CDS encoding sensor histidine kinase → MRTRLLPLLIVLMAGVLLALGFPLAVSLAAAQQQQVVVDRIDDTVRFAALAQFVTDGPEGSDERRATLQEQLDRYHDIYGIRAGVFYRERNSMARAPLEWTIPSDGEGLAAFEEALTGRRSEDPPQVWPWQSGRRLVVASPVVRDGDVVAVVFTDSPTGQLRSAVLRGWLVIAAGEAAAMLVAVGAAFRLTGWVLRPVRVLDAATHDIATGRMNSRVAAAGGPPELRRLAHSFNEMADNVEEVLEQQRAFVADASHQLRNPLAALLLRIELLALELPEGNAEIASVRTEGKRLAQVLDDLLDLALAEHASADLRLTDIGELAAERVDAWRPLADEKGVRLSGDTGAVTAWADPIALSSALDAVIDNALKFTPQGESVTVTVASEGDTSCIVVADRGPGLTDEELARVGDRFWRSGRHQNVKGSGLGLSITRALLAAGGGSIGYARNEPRGLKVTVTVPRDPAG
- a CDS encoding TAXI family TRAP transporter solute-binding subunit yields the protein MPSASRRRALGAAAAVLVVLGLLAWWLVPFGRTSPSGELTFSTGSRSGVYQRYGVLLEKALTEEMPGVGIELRTSEGSQQNLARLASGEADFTIATADAVATYQRDGLPGADRLRGCARLYDDYVHLIVPRSSPVKSVADLRGKVVGVGQPGSGVRLVADRLMTAAGLDPRNDITPVPAGIDSMPGRLETGGLDAFFWSGGLPTTTVRELSERFEIRLVPLEPELVGRIHATGGSTSYYRSAVMPADAYLAAQGGVPVPTVAVANLLVTTDRADPALTEGFTRAVIDSRDRIGQTVHPAQLVDLRTAVYTEPLPLHEGARRYYRSAKP
- the miaB gene encoding tRNA (N6-isopentenyl adenosine(37)-C2)-methylthiotransferase MiaB, with protein sequence MSAKTYEVRTYGCQMNVHDSERLSGLLEDAGYVRAPEGADGDADVVVFNTCAVRENADNKLYGNLGRLAPMKTRRPGMQIAVGGCLAQKDRDTIVTRAPWVDVVFGTHNIGKLPVLLERARVQEEAQVEIAESLEAFPSTLPTRRESAYAAWVSISVGCNNTCTFCIVPALRGKEKDRRPGDILAEIEALVAEGVSEITLLGQNVNAYGSDIGDREAFSKLLRACGGIEGLERVRFTSPHPRDFTDDVIAAMAETPNVMPQLHMPLQSGSDTVLKAMRRSYRQERFLGIIEKVRAAIPHAAISTDIIVGFPGESEEDFEQTMHTVREARFANAFTFQYSKRPGTPAATMDGQIPKEVVQERYMRLVALQEEISWAENKKQVGRTLEVMVAEGEGRKDGATHRLSGRAPDNRLVHFTKPAAGVRPGDVVTVEITYAAPHHLLAEGDVHSVRRTRAGDAWEKRNAAEAAKPAGVMLGLPGIGAPAPLPAAAAPGCGCD
- a CDS encoding class III extradiol dioxygenase subunit B-like domain-containing protein, yielding MLVAAAVSPCPPLLVPEVAAGAAPELDAARRASSDAVGLLAAARPDLLLVVGPSDGEGGGAYPPGSGGSFRGFGVDTAVRLGHGRGGGRELPPSLAVGAWLLTRAHWAACPVEGLAVEDALTAAECAAAGRAAAGRAGRVALLVMGDGSACRTLKAPGYLDERAADFDREAARALGSADTAALGALDATLARELKAAGRAPWQVLAGAAEDGGLQGRLLFDDAPYGVGYMVAAWS
- a CDS encoding antitoxin encodes the protein MGFLDTVKARLAPAGEKVAGLARQHEDRIGHGLDKAARTVDDRTRGKYSRRIETGTGKAKEALGRIAHREDGGAAGPPAP
- the miaA gene encoding tRNA (adenosine(37)-N6)-dimethylallyltransferase MiaA codes for the protein MRSAAPAPRVIAVVGPTAAGKSDLGVFLAQQLDGEVVNADSMQLYRGMDIGTAKLTLEERDGVPHHLLDIWDVTEAASVAEYQRLARAEIDRLLAEGRTPVLVGGSGLYVRGAVDALEFPGTDPAVRARLEEELELHGPGALHARLAAADPPAAAAILPGNGRRIVRALEVIEITGRPFTANLPGHESVYDTVQIGVDVGRPELDARIAARVDRMWEAGLVEEVRRLEAGGLRRGRTASRALGYQQVLAALAGECTDQQAREDTVRTTKRFARRQDSWFRRDPRVRWLSGAADDRAELPRRALSLIERAVTA
- the dapF gene encoding diaminopimelate epimerase; this encodes MGPVTTAQTSGVAFLKGHGTENDFVIVPDPDNAVELSAEAVTRLCDRRAGIGADGVLHVVRSAAHPDARHMADEAEWFMDYRNSDGSVAEMCGNGVRVFARYLQRAGHAEAGEIAVATRGGVKNVHIAKPGPGSDEGQVTVSMGRPVLPAASVTVTVGARSWPAVNVDMGNPHAVAFVDDLDHAGTLYEAPAYGPAAVYPRGVNVEFVADRGERHVAMRVHERGSGETRSCGTGACAVAVAAARRDGADPAVTGAPVTYTVDLPGGTLVITERPDGVVEMSGPAVIVAEGRIAPELLEPRS